Proteins encoded by one window of Mustela erminea isolate mMusErm1 chromosome 5, mMusErm1.Pri, whole genome shotgun sequence:
- the LOC116589929 gene encoding LOW QUALITY PROTEIN: olfactory receptor 11G2-like (The sequence of the model RefSeq protein was modified relative to this genomic sequence to represent the inferred CDS: deleted 1 base in 1 codon) encodes MDGFFTAPRPMKISDTPNTSSTITGFILLGFPCAREGQILLFLLFSVVYLLTLMGNGSIICAVRWDQRLRTPMYILLANFSFLEICYVTSTVPNMLANFLSDTKVISFSGCFLQFYFFFSLGSTECFFLAIMAFDRYLAICRPLHYPTIMTGRLCTNLVVTCWILGFFWFLIPIIIISQMSFCGSRIIDHFLCDPGPLLALTCIRAPVVELTSSTLSSLLLFIPFLFIMGSYALVLRAVLRVPSAAGRRKAFSTCGSHLAVVSLFYGSVMVMYVSPTSEHEAGMQKMVTLFYSIVTPLINPVIYSLRNKDMKHAMKKLLGT; translated from the exons ATG GATGGTTTTTTCACAGCTCCCAGACCCATGAAAATCTCTGACACCCCCAACACCTCCAGCACCATCACTGGCTTCATCCTTCTGGGCTTCCCTTGCGCCAGGGAAGGGCAGATCCTCCTCTTCCTGCTATTCTCTGTTGTTTACCTCCTGACCCTCATGGGCAATGGGTCTATCATCTGTGCCGTGCGCTGGGATCAGAGACTCCGTACTCCCATGTACATCTTGCTCGCCAACTTCTCCTTCCTAGAGATCTGCTATGTCACCTCTACTGTCCCCAACATGTTGGCCAACTTCCTCTCTGACACCAAGGTCATCTCCTTCTCTGGGTGCTTTCTCcagttctactttttcttttccttgggttCTACAGAATGCTTTTTCTTGGCTATTATGGCATTTGATCGATATCTTGCCATCTGCCGGCCTCTACATTATCCAACCATTATGACAGGACGTCTCTGCACCAATCTTGTGGTCACCTGCTGGATACTTGGTTTCTTTTGGTTCTTGAttcccatcatcatcatctcccaAATGTCGTTCTGTGGATCCAGGATCATTGACCACTTCCTGTGTGATCCAGGTCCCCTGTTGGCCCTTACCTGTATTAGAGCCCCTGTAGTAGAGTTAACTAGCTCCACCTTAAGTTCTCTGCTCttatttattccctttctctttaTCATGGGGTCCTATGCTCTGGTCCTGAGAGCTGTGTTGAGGGTCCCTTCAGCAGCTGGACGAAGAAAAGCTTTCTCTACCTGTGGGTCCCACCTGGCTGTAGTTTCACTCTTCTACGGCTCAGTGATGGTCATGTATGTGAGCCCAACATCTGAGCATGAAGCTGGGATGCAGAAGATGGTAACTTTGTTTTATTCCATAGTAACTCCACTTATCAACCCTGTAATATATAGTCTGAGGAACAAAGATATGAAACATGCTATGAAGAAATTATTGGGAACCTAA